Proteins encoded within one genomic window of Flavobacterium gilvum:
- a CDS encoding glycosyltransferase family 117 protein, which translates to MTSFNFNKWNTITGWIAFSIALITYTLTVEPTMSFWDCGEYIATAAKLEVGHPPGAPLFQMIGAFFAMFAIDKQHIALMVNMTSVFSSAFTILFMFWSSTMILKKVISQYTEINANNSIVILGSSLVGSLAYTFSDSFWFNAVEAEVYAMATLLISLLLWLGLRWEQEMNTPRGNRWLLLISLVVGLSFGVHFMSLLTIPAIGFLYFFKNYKIVTVKNFIIANIVVVSILLFIFKLLLPLTMAFFGKTEVFMVNSMGLPFNSGTIFVTLLLIAFFYFGLNYTHKKGLIHYNTLILCILFILIGFSTWLMLPIRANSNTVINENKPSDAAEVLAYYNREQYGVNPLFYGPQYTEAFVGLDPNTPYLDKKPNYERDYKTGKYVIVNNYKNAEQNSDDNQKTILPRMWSTEHIENYMNFTNPPEFRMNPDYPYEEDLVKYGLDPSKLSEEDYNKAIAQLKNETEKTIAEFRKAYAQKQIDNEGYVAFLKHYSDYLIIDKPTTVDNFSFMFEYQFGYMYWRYLMWNFVGRQNDNQGRYDYLDGNWISGIPFADSLHLGSQDNLPSDVLNNKGRNVYFFLPFILGLIGIMYHASKDRKSFYVLLVLFLFMGIALKIYLNERPFEPRERDYALVGSFYVFAMWIGFGVYSLYESLQKYVTPKIAGPALIGACLLAAPVLMAYQNWDDHDRSGKYTATAMAKAYLESCDPNAILFTIGDNDTFPLWYAQEIEGIRTDVKIVNTSLFMTDWYIDQMKRKAYESNALPISFTHDEYVGDKLDYVAHIQKTDSRWDLNDLISFIKNPKSTVEMQNGQTIHFYPTNKIRIPIDKANIIKNKVVDPKLNDSIVPYIDIDIKGSAIYKNRLMMLDLINNNNWKRPVYFSGGAFDDEDYLWMKNYLQLEGMVYKLVPIKTALPKDGGQMDMGRIDTENMYNKVMKWDWGNSDSDKIYHDPETRRESLTYRMNLARLMNQLIAEGKINKAKDIINLAMAKMPLEKFGYYSLLEPFAKGYYDVGEKAKAHDLLDKLIGKYRENLNYYAKLAPSEQSNISIEIITDIERYRGLLQVIKESNDMNYYNTSKKTFNTYIEIFARFGRDKE; encoded by the coding sequence ATGACATCTTTCAATTTCAACAAATGGAATACAATTACAGGTTGGATTGCCTTTTCAATCGCTTTAATAACTTATACGCTTACTGTTGAGCCCACAATGAGTTTTTGGGATTGTGGAGAATACATTGCAACAGCCGCCAAACTTGAAGTTGGCCATCCTCCTGGAGCTCCGTTATTCCAAATGATTGGTGCTTTTTTTGCAATGTTTGCGATAGACAAACAACATATTGCACTAATGGTAAATATGACTTCTGTGTTCTCCAGTGCCTTTACTATATTATTTATGTTTTGGTCATCAACAATGATCTTAAAAAAGGTAATTAGTCAATATACCGAAATCAACGCCAACAATTCAATTGTAATACTTGGAAGTTCATTGGTTGGTTCTTTGGCCTATACATTTTCTGATAGTTTCTGGTTCAATGCTGTCGAGGCCGAAGTTTATGCCATGGCAACCTTGTTAATCTCTTTACTTTTATGGTTAGGATTACGTTGGGAACAGGAAATGAATACACCAAGAGGAAATAGATGGTTGCTATTAATTTCGTTGGTGGTTGGATTATCGTTTGGTGTTCACTTCATGTCACTGTTGACTATTCCAGCTATCGGATTTTTATATTTTTTCAAAAACTACAAAATAGTCACTGTCAAAAACTTCATTATTGCTAATATCGTAGTAGTTTCAATACTTCTTTTTATATTCAAATTATTACTGCCACTAACAATGGCTTTCTTTGGAAAAACAGAAGTTTTCATGGTTAATTCAATGGGATTACCATTTAACTCGGGAACTATTTTCGTTACCCTGCTTCTCATTGCATTCTTTTATTTTGGTTTGAATTACACTCATAAAAAAGGGTTAATTCATTACAATACACTTATATTGTGCATCCTTTTTATACTTATTGGGTTCTCAACTTGGTTAATGTTGCCAATCCGAGCGAATTCGAACACCGTTATCAACGAGAATAAACCATCAGATGCTGCCGAAGTTTTGGCGTATTATAATAGAGAGCAATACGGTGTAAATCCATTGTTTTACGGACCTCAATACACAGAAGCTTTTGTAGGACTTGATCCTAATACTCCATATTTAGACAAAAAACCAAACTACGAGAGAGATTATAAAACAGGAAAATATGTTATTGTAAACAACTACAAAAACGCCGAACAAAATAGTGACGACAACCAAAAAACTATTTTGCCGAGAATGTGGAGTACAGAGCATATTGAAAATTACATGAACTTCACTAATCCTCCTGAATTCCGAATGAATCCTGATTATCCTTATGAGGAAGATTTGGTTAAATACGGTTTGGATCCAAGTAAATTAAGCGAGGAAGATTACAACAAAGCTATTGCTCAATTAAAAAACGAAACCGAAAAAACCATAGCCGAATTCAGAAAAGCCTATGCCCAAAAACAAATAGACAACGAAGGTTATGTTGCATTCTTAAAGCATTATAGTGATTATTTAATTATTGATAAACCAACTACTGTAGACAACTTCAGTTTTATGTTTGAATACCAGTTTGGCTATATGTATTGGAGATATCTGATGTGGAATTTTGTTGGAAGACAAAACGACAATCAAGGAAGATATGACTACCTAGACGGAAACTGGATAAGCGGAATCCCTTTTGCAGATAGTCTGCATTTAGGATCTCAAGACAATTTACCTTCGGATGTTTTAAATAACAAAGGTCGAAACGTGTATTTCTTCCTGCCTTTTATACTTGGCCTTATAGGAATCATGTATCATGCCAGCAAAGACAGAAAAAGCTTCTATGTTCTTTTGGTTCTATTCCTTTTTATGGGAATCGCATTAAAAATTTATCTAAACGAAAGACCATTTGAACCCCGTGAAAGAGACTACGCCCTAGTGGGATCGTTCTATGTATTTGCAATGTGGATTGGCTTTGGGGTTTACTCCTTATATGAAAGCCTTCAAAAATACGTTACACCAAAAATTGCTGGACCGGCTTTAATAGGCGCATGTTTACTTGCCGCGCCAGTACTTATGGCTTACCAAAACTGGGACGACCATGATCGCTCTGGAAAATATACTGCTACTGCCATGGCAAAAGCCTATCTTGAATCCTGTGACCCAAATGCTATTTTATTCACCATTGGGGACAATGATACTTTCCCGCTTTGGTATGCGCAGGAAATTGAAGGAATACGTACCGATGTAAAAATTGTCAACACTAGTCTATTCATGACGGATTGGTACATTGACCAAATGAAAAGAAAAGCATACGAATCGAATGCTTTGCCTATTTCATTCACACATGACGAATATGTAGGAGACAAGCTAGATTATGTGGCTCATATACAAAAAACAGATAGCCGTTGGGATTTGAATGATCTTATTTCTTTTATCAAAAACCCAAAATCAACAGTAGAGATGCAAAACGGGCAAACGATACATTTCTACCCGACAAATAAAATTAGAATTCCAATAGATAAAGCCAATATCATTAAAAACAAAGTAGTTGATCCAAAATTAAACGACTCTATTGTTCCTTATATTGATATCGACATCAAAGGAAGTGCCATTTACAAAAACCGATTGATGATGTTGGATTTAATTAACAACAACAATTGGAAAAGACCTGTTTATTTCAGCGGAGGCGCATTTGATGACGAAGATTATTTATGGATGAAAAACTACCTGCAATTAGAAGGTATGGTTTATAAATTAGTTCCAATAAAAACTGCGTTACCAAAAGATGGCGGACAAATGGATATGGGACGCATTGATACTGAAAACATGTACAACAAAGTAATGAAATGGGATTGGGGTAATAGTGATAGCGATAAAATATATCACGATCCAGAAACCCGCAGAGAAAGCTTGACGTATAGAATGAATCTTGCTCGCTTGATGAACCAACTTATTGCAGAAGGAAAAATCAATAAAGCAAAAGACATCATCAACTTGGCAATGGCAAAAATGCCTTTGGAAAAATTTGGTTACTATTCGCTTTTAGAGCCATTCGCCAAAGGATATTATGATGTGGGAGAAAAAGCAAAAGCCCATGATTTACTTGATAAACTAATAGGCAAATACAGAGAGAACCTTAATTATTACGCCAAATTAGCTCCATCTGAACAATCCAACATCAGCATTGAAATCATAACTGACATAGAACGTTATAGAGGTTTATTACAAGTAATAAAAGAAAGTAATGATATGAATTATTACAATACAAGCAAAAAGACTTTCAATACCTATATCGAGATATTTGCTCGATTTGGACGCGATAAAGAATAA
- a CDS encoding polysaccharide deacetylase family protein, which produces MKFYWIKTSKLIKKIFSEYIWDIPNSEKKIYLTFDDGPTQEITEWVLEELKKHEVKATFFCIGKNIKNHRDIFLKTLKEGHSIGNHTNNHLRGWNTSTEDYLENVALCESEIINQKSKIFRPPYGKIKKSQSKKLRELGYKIVMWDVLSADFDQTITPEKCLENVLQNVQSGSIIIFHDSIKAFKNLEYALPKSLEILKQRGFIFETIQ; this is translated from the coding sequence ATGAAATTCTACTGGATTAAAACAAGCAAATTGATAAAGAAAATATTCTCCGAATACATCTGGGACATCCCAAATTCGGAGAAAAAAATCTATTTGACTTTTGACGACGGACCAACTCAAGAAATTACGGAATGGGTTTTGGAAGAATTAAAAAAGCACGAAGTTAAAGCTACCTTCTTTTGCATTGGCAAAAACATAAAAAACCACAGAGACATTTTCTTAAAAACCCTGAAAGAAGGTCATTCCATAGGGAATCACACAAATAATCACCTGAGAGGATGGAATACTTCGACTGAAGATTATCTTGAAAACGTTGCCTTATGCGAATCCGAAATCATCAATCAAAAATCTAAAATCTTCCGTCCGCCTTACGGCAAAATAAAAAAATCGCAATCCAAAAAATTACGGGAATTAGGTTATAAAATAGTCATGTGGGATGTTCTCAGCGCTGATTTTGATCAAACCATAACACCTGAGAAATGCTTAGAAAATGTATTGCAGAATGTGCAATCAGGAAGTATAATAATTTTTCATGACAGCATAAAGGCCTTCAAAAACCTTGAATACGCACTTCCGAAATCACTCGAAATATTAAAACAAAGAGGATTTATTTTTGAAACAATTCAATAA
- a CDS encoding thioredoxin family protein, producing the protein MSKFGELINTQVPVLIDFYTDWNESSVSMHPVIKDVAAALGDKVKVIKIDVDKNQELAEALRIKGLPTLMIYKEGMMIWRQSGELDANTLIGIVQEQL; encoded by the coding sequence ATGTCAAAATTTGGAGAACTTATAAATACTCAAGTTCCTGTGTTGATAGACTTTTACACAGATTGGAACGAGTCTTCGGTATCGATGCATCCGGTTATAAAAGATGTGGCAGCTGCTCTTGGTGACAAAGTAAAGGTAATTAAGATAGATGTAGATAAAAATCAGGAATTAGCCGAAGCTTTGCGTATCAAAGGTTTGCCTACTCTGATGATTTATAAAGAAGGGATGATGATCTGGAGGCAGTCTGGAGAATTGGATGCCAATACTTTAATTGGTATTGTTCAGGAGCAACTGTAA
- a CDS encoding SusC/RagA family TonB-linked outer membrane protein, whose product MENKIILLDSKPHPKNLASCKNWFTKELLTIAFVLLSIITSAQTKINVSGIVRDGKNVPLPEAVVTDKESGNSVSTGSDGKFKLTNVNSNSQIEISYVGFETQVLPVSNKATINVTMHEKSTGLDEVVVVAFGKSNSKKLSSSVSTIKAEDIAIAPVTSITQSLAGRAPGLIVTQSGGGINANGSVSIRGGGTPLIVINGIVSKYSDYDLLNPDDIATFSILKDAASTAMYGARAGDGVIVVTTKKGKGKANIKFSTDFMMTQPTFPLDKLSSYEKATLENELKAMYKNQTGSGPRWTDAELEKYRTGSDPYKYPNTQWEDIALKEMAPQYRYNLSMDGGSEENNYYASFGVLNIGTIFRDNTNSQKRYNFNLRTSSTIGNTGLTVTPAINGYIENTEAPLNQSASGGIDGYYGAVFSHIVNRLPYQLGENQNGQLYAQNDNPLVDMSPLGGYHKRYNQRMVGQVDLDWKLPWVKGLTMNAIANYSTLTSGNKMWNQTAPVYDLNGAKGPNQPMSLSKSKAQEQSWSVQYLVNYDKTFAEKHNVKATVGYEASYIWGDNLSGSRDGYILPIDQMGSGPASTQKNSATEYEEGRAGIIASLGYEFNNKYQLGASMRHDGSDYFAEGKRWGNFYSTWVGWTVSNEKFFDYLKSNDILDYFKIRATYGETGKNSGIGRYAYMQSYGYNAEGIVIDGKLYPTFSEGALPSPDISWFTQTTTNIGFDFETLKNRLRGSFDYFYMETTGFLASPSNIGFTDPLGIALPTVLSDGEQRREGYDFSLSWRDKVGEVNYEVGGNYTHYDQINSVNWQEATTALKNPYTRSTQQMGYWGVGYTNSGYYQNSQDVMNNPRMNVSNLVPGDIIYKDFNGDGKIDGNDQTRIGKSGSPRGNYGINGKASYKGFSFDILFQGSTRRDISIGTTYQGQPAYGFVIDEHKDYWRPDNTDAQFPRPQGDALLNGGNNYQTSDFWLINAGYFRLKNLAVGYDFKNSILKNDKVLSLCKLTFSGNNLFTISDATKWGLDPETASSTGWGYPVSRTYSLSLNIGF is encoded by the coding sequence ATGGAGAATAAAATTATTTTATTGGATTCAAAACCACATCCAAAAAACTTAGCCTCTTGCAAAAATTGGTTTACAAAAGAGCTGTTAACAATAGCTTTTGTATTGCTGTCAATAATAACTTCGGCACAAACAAAAATTAATGTATCTGGAATCGTAAGAGATGGTAAAAATGTACCTTTACCGGAAGCGGTTGTGACAGATAAAGAATCTGGAAATTCTGTTTCAACAGGTTCAGACGGGAAATTTAAACTTACAAATGTTAATTCTAATTCGCAAATAGAAATTTCTTATGTTGGTTTTGAGACACAAGTATTGCCAGTGTCGAATAAAGCTACAATTAATGTAACGATGCATGAAAAATCAACAGGGCTTGATGAAGTTGTTGTTGTTGCATTTGGTAAGTCAAATTCGAAAAAACTTTCATCTTCAGTTTCTACAATTAAAGCCGAGGATATTGCCATCGCACCTGTTACTTCTATTACTCAAAGCTTGGCCGGTCGTGCTCCGGGTCTTATAGTTACTCAATCAGGAGGGGGGATTAATGCGAATGGTTCTGTCAGTATTCGTGGTGGTGGTACGCCACTTATTGTAATCAATGGAATTGTTTCAAAATATTCTGATTACGACTTACTTAATCCTGACGACATAGCAACGTTCTCTATACTTAAAGACGCGGCTTCAACAGCAATGTATGGAGCAAGAGCTGGAGATGGTGTTATTGTTGTAACAACCAAAAAAGGAAAAGGAAAAGCAAATATAAAATTCAGTACGGATTTTATGATGACCCAACCAACTTTTCCTCTAGATAAATTGAGCTCGTATGAAAAAGCTACTTTGGAGAACGAGTTAAAAGCAATGTATAAGAACCAAACAGGCAGTGGTCCAAGATGGACTGATGCGGAATTAGAAAAATACAGAACTGGTTCTGATCCGTATAAATATCCAAACACGCAGTGGGAAGATATAGCTTTGAAAGAAATGGCACCTCAATACAGGTATAATCTATCTATGGATGGAGGCAGTGAAGAGAATAATTATTATGCTTCGTTTGGAGTATTGAACATTGGAACTATTTTTAGAGATAACACAAATAGTCAGAAACGTTACAATTTCAATTTAAGAACAAGTTCTACGATTGGTAATACAGGCCTTACTGTTACGCCTGCAATTAATGGATATATCGAAAACACTGAAGCACCGCTTAATCAATCCGCATCAGGAGGTATTGATGGTTATTATGGGGCTGTTTTCAGTCATATTGTTAACAGACTTCCATACCAATTGGGAGAAAATCAAAATGGCCAATTGTATGCGCAAAATGACAATCCGCTTGTTGATATGTCGCCTCTTGGAGGTTATCACAAACGTTATAACCAACGTATGGTAGGTCAAGTTGATTTGGACTGGAAATTGCCATGGGTAAAAGGATTGACAATGAATGCGATAGCTAATTATTCGACACTTACCTCTGGAAATAAAATGTGGAATCAAACAGCTCCAGTTTATGATTTGAATGGTGCTAAAGGGCCTAATCAACCTATGAGTTTAAGCAAAAGCAAAGCTCAAGAGCAGTCTTGGAGTGTTCAATATCTTGTAAACTACGATAAAACTTTTGCAGAGAAACATAATGTAAAAGCAACAGTTGGTTACGAAGCAAGTTATATTTGGGGAGATAATCTGTCTGGGTCAAGAGACGGTTATATACTTCCAATTGATCAAATGGGTTCTGGTCCTGCTAGTACTCAAAAGAATTCTGCAACCGAATATGAAGAAGGACGTGCGGGTATTATTGCTAGTTTAGGATACGAATTCAACAATAAATACCAATTGGGGGCTTCGATGAGACACGACGGAAGTGATTATTTTGCTGAAGGAAAACGCTGGGGGAATTTCTACTCAACTTGGGTAGGATGGACGGTTTCAAACGAGAAATTCTTTGATTATTTGAAATCTAATGATATATTAGACTATTTTAAAATCCGTGCTACTTATGGAGAAACTGGTAAAAATAGCGGTATAGGGCGTTATGCATATATGCAATCTTATGGTTACAATGCTGAGGGAATTGTTATAGACGGAAAATTGTATCCTACATTTAGTGAGGGAGCTTTACCAAGTCCGGATATTTCTTGGTTTACCCAAACAACTACAAATATTGGATTTGATTTTGAGACATTGAAAAATCGTCTACGTGGTAGTTTTGATTATTTTTATATGGAAACAACAGGTTTCTTAGCGTCACCTTCAAACATCGGTTTCACGGATCCTCTTGGTATTGCCCTTCCAACAGTATTGTCTGATGGAGAACAACGCAGAGAGGGGTATGATTTTTCACTTTCTTGGAGAGATAAAGTAGGGGAGGTTAATTATGAGGTAGGAGGAAACTATACTCATTATGATCAGATTAATTCTGTAAACTGGCAGGAAGCAACTACGGCCTTAAAAAACCCTTATACTCGTAGCACGCAACAAATGGGTTATTGGGGGGTAGGTTATACCAACTCGGGTTACTATCAAAATTCACAAGATGTGATGAACAACCCGAGAATGAATGTTTCAAATTTGGTTCCTGGAGATATAATTTACAAGGATTTTAATGGAGATGGTAAAATTGATGGTAATGATCAGACTCGTATTGGTAAATCTGGAAGTCCGAGAGGGAATTACGGAATTAATGGAAAAGCATCATATAAAGGATTTTCTTTTGATATTTTGTTCCAAGGTTCTACGCGAAGAGATATTTCTATAGGAACGACTTATCAAGGTCAGCCAGCTTACGGCTTTGTGATAGATGAGCATAAAGATTATTGGAGACCAGATAACACAGATGCTCAATTCCCAAGACCACAGGGAGATGCGTTGCTTAATGGAGGTAATAATTATCAAACATCTGATTTTTGGTTGATTAATGCAGGTTACTTTAGATTGAAAAACTTAGCAGTGGGATATGATTTCAAAAATTCAATATTAAAAAATGATAAGGTGCTTAGTCTTTGCAAACTGACATTTAGCGGAAACAACCTGTTTACGATTTCAGATGCCACAAAATGGGGACTTGATCCTGAAACTGCAAGCAGTACTGGATGGGGATATCCTGTTTCAAG